Genomic segment of Lagopus muta isolate bLagMut1 chromosome 3, bLagMut1 primary, whole genome shotgun sequence:
AGTTTCTGGTAGTTTCAGGACTGCATTAGTCCTTTGGCCTCGACCTTGTGTAGGAGAGTTATTTACAACAGCCCTTTTAACATCTCCTTCACCTGctcatctccttttcttcaaTTCCTCCTTTTAGACTAGTTGACTATTTTGTGCTGGGAGAAGATAGGAGTTAGAGAATGTAAACATTTAGAACAGTTCATTAACACTGTGATGCTTTTGTTCCTTTCAtcattaactgaaaaaaatgcttgtGAAAATTGATAATAAAAATTCATACGTATTTGAAagtgaactgaagaaaatgcGATCCCTACGAAGGCTTATTCTTAAGAAAGGAAGCTCTTTCACTCTCTATTAAATTTATGTCTATATTCCAGACTGGAAATTAACGTTATGATATCTAATCATAACTTGCATGTTATAAATCTTAcatctctttcatttctgttatcGCAGAAAGAAAGATTGCCCAGTATTAACATTCACTGTCATCTACTTATTTTAGGGAAGCCAAAACAAAGCTTGATCTGGGTGGCTGCTACCTTTTCTCCAAAGAGTTGTGGAGTGGATGTTTGCAAACCAAAGCAATTTGCAAAGCAATTGCAAACCATACAGCTATTGGTGCTTACTGATCTGTCATAGACCAGCAAACAGATAGTACAGATCTGCTGTGGTTATTGCAGTGTAGCAACATGTGAAGGAGCTGATACTATCAAGGGGAAGAGGACAGTCTCCCAGGAGTCCCAAACACTGGAATTGGTTGATACCTGGTTTGGACAACTTCTACCTAGCTAGTTTATCTGTCAGGAAGAGTCATAGGcttcagcagaagcaaaagaatGGAAAACCTCTTTGTAAGTAATGCATCTAAGAGCTCACTGAGAGTAGTGGGGGAGCTGGTAACTACGTTTTGTCATGAACATGTTACCAGAATGTTTTGAGACTGcaaattttaaatgttaatgctaaaacattttaaagcaaaaggtTCAACATGTGTAATTACTAATTGAATCCTAGATGTATAATGCATCTTTATTCTTTGCAACTGacatacagaataaaataagtACTTACATCAGCATGCTGATGGAAGGGATTCAAACCCAGTTTCTTCCAGTAAGAGGCTGTATCAAGCTCAATCTTATATATCCCTGTTACAAATTGTTCTTTAGTTGTAAGCTCTTGAAGCACTCCGTTTTCATTGGTTTGTCTGTGTGATGGCAGAAGAACGCACTTTAATATTTCAATCAAAACCCAataaaaattcagctttttagCAATTGCACTTTAGTGATGTTGCGTAGCTTAAGTAATGTTGTGAGTACTTCCTCTGATCTGTAATGACTTCTGTCCATCTGTATTATGGATGTCTTACAGATCTTATCGTGATGTTTATTGCTTCCACAATCAAAACAGTGCGTGGCTGCCTGCCGTGTCACGACTGCGTGGCCTAGGGATGAGCCAAATGTTGGTATAATTGTTCATGGGCTCTTGGCAGTGTGTTGGAGTTAATTAAATGAAGTCACAGGGAAACATTGCTGTAAGCAATGCAAAAGCTCTGTGATGCACTTAGCGAGTAGGGTCAACTCTTGATTTTTCCATAGTTGTTTCTCTTATTTAAATATGTTGAGTTGTTTTATCAATATAAGTATTAATGAGTCACCAACTTTAAACTTGAAATCTACTATTGGAAATGACTGTAGGTCAGCCAACAGTGTGTATTTCAGaattctttgttgcttttgctgATCGGCTGTTTTCTATCCTCATACAACAGATGATATTTGAATTAAAGGTGCTATCGGTGTTACCCTGGAGTATAGAGCTGGCTTGAAACTGTACACCTTGGAACACCAGCCAAACTGGGATGCCAGAAACAATATTGAATGCTGTCTCTCAAACATACCTCTTGGTTGAAAtctatttctgtgaaataagtTTTATGAAACTATGTTTTTCACTGAGTAGGTTATCCACAAATAAGTTCTGGTAAGTGCCTGCTTTGAGTAGTCACAGACCACTGTATCATGTTCCAGCTgccaaatctttttttcattccatgcagaaaaaagaatAGAATGTTATTTGTGCCATGGTCCACTATTACTTaggttttgtatttctgtgtagCTTATAGATATGAAGTCATTTGCTTCTTGAGAGATGCTCCTTAGTCAgttggcagattttttttttttgtccttgtcATAGCTTGATTACTTCTAGATAAGTGTTTAATAAGCTTTCTCAGGTAAAACCCAACATGTATTTAGTTGAGAATAGTTATTTTTGAATCCCTTCCTAACATTCCATTATTTATAAACAATCAGGACTGGAGAAATTGACTTAGTATTACTGCAGCTTTCCGTACACCTTTGTTTCAACATAAAACGTGTTTTAAGGCTCTGATTAACAtccagctgctcagctctgtaTCTTTAAATTACGCTGCTGAGCTCAGACTTGAAAGTAACTAAGATGAACATCTTCTTAATGGAAAATTACATACATTTCCAGTGACAGAATATGTTTGAACCTACTTTATTTGTGAAAGGCAAATTATTTAACAAGGACAACGTGAATAGATAAAGTTTTTTCCCCTACTTGTGCAAATATGCATGACCTTCACTGTAGCTATGTTTGTTAAGGGCACATATGAGAGCCATGTTGCTTCTTCCAGCCCACTGCTCTATTATACCAGAGTCACATACGTACAATTTCTTGTGAGCTGTCTACAAATGCATCAGTGCCTGGTATACTTCCTGCAGTATGTTGGCTTTTGCACACATGAGCCCTGTGTCACCTTTTGATAGGTAGAATGTACCATTAACAGAGTCCTGGGAAGAAAGTCTCAGGTGGGACTTTGCAAATATCTTGGATTTTCTCATGTTGGCTGGTTACTTTTCCTTGAAATAAAGGAGGCTATCAATTATTATGTGgtatatgtttaaaaaaattgcatgttttatttctaatgcTGTACTGTTGTAGCAAATGAAAGCCCATCTGAAAAGAccagaaataacaaataaagGTAGAATTCTCAATCACAGTCTTAGTCTCAAACAAAAAGAGTCTGTTTGACTCCTCTGGTAATAATGCAGCACTTCATTGGTGGGtattaaaaggaaatatgaGGCTTTGtaataaaattacattataAAACTGTTTTGGTAGTTGAAACTGTACTGTTAAAAGACAACCTGcagcaaataaaatgtaattcattCAATAGTGTGTCTTCTCTCTGATTAAAAGTTTGTTAGAAACTCTTGTCTTTCCCAttgcctttcccttctctcactTCATACTTCGGTATGACTTACTTTGAATTTAACAGTTCCCAAGAtccatctgcagctgctttATATAACTTCACTGGAACATTTGGAGCTGGACTTCCTCGGACTGAATCCAGAATTCTTACAACAAGAGGATGCTTGGAATCAGAAGAGCCCTTCAGGTAGGGAGAGAGAATTGTTTATGTTGTAAGAAAGGTAAGAAGTGGGACATAATAAAGCAACAAGGAGTCTTGTTCTTTAGCTTTATAGTCTTCTCTACAAGATCACTGTGTACTCAGAAATACAGCCTGAATGTTACTTGAGGCTGGAAACAGTGGAACCAAGGAGGAGGATATCAGCAGGTGTAGAGAGTCAAGGAGTTGTGTGCAATATATAGACACAGCGGTTGTGTGtgaaaatgcctttttgttttcccttgggGATGGCTCACATACGCATCATTCACAGCATAATTTTTAACCAAATTGTGACCCAGACACTAAATAATTAAATCATCAAAAGTAgcaaaaatgttcaaaaatcaGGCAACTTTTCCTCTACGTTTTGGAGTATTTGCCCTCTATGTTTTGCAGTTTGAGCAGAACTTTCTGAATTTGTTGGCTTCTGATTTAGTCATCTTACTGAAGAATTATCTTAATTCAGCTGTGAACTTGATAACTAGCACATACTGTCTTCCCTAATGCCAAAAAGGATCAGATTTTTTGTCCCCTGGCAGTTATGCATGGAGTAGAAGAggaacttttttattttcaactatGGGATGGTGATAATTTCCCTCCCATCACATCACAAGGCATGTTGTTTATGGTGTTTTTACATTCTCAAAAGGAAAGTTGAATCAAGGCTTTATCTTTCCATTACCTAATTCTGTAAgtgaaaagtgagaaaataaagctaTGTAGAAGGTGCTAATCAGAGGTCCACTTAGAATAGAGATCATTGATCTCCATTTAATCATTGGAAAATGAATCATGATGTAGATGGTAAAAATTGAGCCCTCTCATACGTCCCCTCTGTCATTCTATGCTGCACTGAATATCCCACAGATTAGGATTCCCACTGTGTCAGACGTGTATCAGAATGTATCTATACCACCATCCATATGATAGAGAGAGTTGGTTTGCGTCAATGAGTGTTGACATCCCTTCTTTCTTGCATGGCAGCAGtaagagaaagaacaagaaaatacattactCCAGTGTGGATTCTCCTCAGCCAATGCAACTAAAACTAATGAGGGAGGAAATCCCTCATGACCTTGTTCGTTATAAGGGCTATAGTTTCTTTTTGAGAAGCCCAAGGCCTTTGCATAGTGACTAAGgtattcttttccctttcttttctaacatgtttttttcatgtagTTGCTGAGTCTGATAGCAAGTGCTACTTCTCTAATCAGAAAGCTCTCTGTTGAGGAGAAAGAAGGACCAGAAAAAGTGCAGTAAGAGAGAACTATAGTcagtaatacaaaaaaaaattgaagtaattGCAATAAAATGGAATatactattttttctcttatgcTAATTGTAGTATATAagagagagatttaaaaaaataaataaataaataaaaataagaggcTGGAACTACATCAGTATGAAGGACTTCAACTTCAATCCTAAGACACTTACCTGCGGTGtagcttcagagaaaaatgcCAGGCCAgctaagaaaacaagaaatacagaGCGAAAAGCCATTGTGGCTATCACTAGGAATTCTCAATGGCAGCAAGTAGAAACTGATGAGATCTGTGATTTTTATATCAAGGCCTCTAAACTAAGACTGtttatcaattaaaaaaaatgcaactgacTTTGATCATGCTGATTCTTACTATTTACTTagtaaataatgagaaaataagtAACCCATACAAACATGAACCTTGTCTGTGAAAATACATCCACTTTATTAATGCCTGTGGGAATAGTGAATATTGCCTAGCTTAACTGCAGCAATCTGTTTTCTTGGAAGCAATGtctattctgttttgtttctcttctcgTTGAACATTAGTTACAATAGTACTGCTGAAGTCTCGTAAAGctaagaaaaatagaaagatcTTGTTAATTCAAAATGTCCATTTAATTGAGTATTCCTCTGTGGTAACAGTATGGCATAACCAACTTATCCATGTTTACCTATTAAGCAATTTCTCTGTGTGGTAAATAAGTAACATGTGACCTGCTCGTTTTCTTATGTATTCCCATGGAGAAAAAACACCACATTTGGTTTCTAGCACAACAATTACATACTTACATACCCATTTCTGGAGCACAGctaaacagcattttaaattctgttcctttaatttctgttcctttAGTAGTTCCTTACATTTCATACAACTTCAGAAGTTTATATGTATAACTGCAAGTCAGCCCTCATCAGAagtctctttttcattttaggtaaatactattttcagaaatgagatTGTCTTTATACATATGAATGACTACATGCCCAGCTAGGacattaacttctttttttaatgtctatGGTAGGaatgtatttacattttgttcAGAAGGCTGGCCACAGTCCAGTGCAAATCAAACCTACTGGTTTTCAAGCTTTAGGAATTGCAGAATTCCATGAAATGACATTCATGCTTTAAGATGGGTGCTGTTTTGAAACTGTTTGCACTGTCTGCTAGAGTTGCGTAAATGTGGTAGAGTCCAGAAATCAGGGAGAAAAGTAATCAAATAGCAGAATGTTAAAGGCTTTTGTAACCTTGTGAATTCTCTTGGTATAGAGTCATCTCAGCAGGTTCCTATGTAGAGATTAGCTCCAAGGTCAGTGGCAGATTAGTGCTGATAGTTCCGGAATGGCTGAGTTCAGTAATgttctgtgttatttctgtaaTCCCATTAAACAACAATTCTCTGCTTCTGGATATCATAAATACAATCAGCTATCTTTCTACAGAAATTACTGTTAGAGCCTTCAAATGTTTGGGTCCATTTATCAATATTATTTGAATCGCAATCACTCCGCAATTTACCTTGTCCTTctaaaaatttgaaaatagtATTAAGGTGATGCTTGCATTTTAGgaatttggttttttttatgaacAGATATTCAGCTTACTAGAGGTAGCCAACTGTATTTAACAGCAGAGCTTTTACAACAACGGAAACTGAAATTACACCAGAGCTTCCTAGATTCAGTGAGCAGCAATCCTTCCCCATCAAATCAGCAAAGTTTGCCTTGAAATTTTAAGAAGAGCTATACAGATCTTAGCTCAGTTCTCTGCATTTGTATATCTTAAAAGACTTTCTATATTGTTTGTGTTGCTGCTAGTTATTCAGAATTTCTCCTATTTACTCCGTGACCTAGTTGATAGAGGGATCCTATCTTCTGTGTGTAAACCAAATAACACGAATGACTTTCACGTTTTGAGTATACTTGTctgatttatatatttttttaagatagtAGAACTCTGTCTTATTTTGAACCAATGCAtttgttgagattttttttaggACAGTGGGGGAAGTTAACAGAACCAAATCAAGTGTTAATTTACTTCCCTGTGCCACGCACTGTTTCTAGATTTCATTTGTACTTGAATGCAAATCATAACACTTTAGGACATAATAAAACTTGACCAATAGaatcaaaactgttttaaagAAGTTACATTTTATTGACTTGTCTGAATTTTTGCCAggttacaaaatgaaaaaaaaaaaaccaaaaaaaaaaaaaaccaacaaccaactAATGTAGCAAAAGGATATGCATTAGCAATAGGAAAAACCTTCCTCCTAAAAACCTATAATAGTCCTAGCAGAGGAGGGAATATATGTATTGACAGTACGTTTTTATTCCTGGGGATCACTGACAACAGCAGTTGTTGAGTAAGAGAAAGGACTGAGGAGAGCAGCGATGGTATAGTGGCGGTGGCCAGAATCATTAGCAGTGAACACcacctggaaaagagaaaacttgtAATCAAGAGGAACAGTGTGTATTCAAATCTAGCTTAACATTTAATATTAGGAAGCATACTCGAATTGCTGCAAACTGCTTTGCCAGTTCTGTTCAGAGGTTTCACCCTTGCAAATGCTCACCGTTACTTTGTAACACTGAAGACTGAGAAATCAGTGGGACTTGGGCTCATGTCCTTGAAAGCTTAGTAAAGACACCTACCACCTGAATCAGGTATGCACATTTCTAGTTTGTAATGTGGAGTAGGGGGATGAGAGGGTGGTAACTAAACCAACcagtaagaaaaacagaggtGAAATACACTAATTCAAATACAATGTCTGTATTTAAACAAGGCAGGTAATGGTGATGGGTCAGTTTTTAATGCAAGAAATGAGTTGCTAGACATGCAAGAACATAAAGACCCTTGTCCTAAAAGAATATGAAGGATATGAATTCCAAATACTTCCTGGAAGTTGGAATACACAGCTCCCAGGAAAGTGCCGTCAATTGGATTAAGCTCCTGCATTCTTTGGCTTTCTTTAGTCTAATACTCGAACTACTTTTGGATCCATGGTGTATTTCTTACATGTGAGAACTAGAGTTCCCTCCTGTATCCATCTTGTCAGTCTCCAAATGGATGGAATGTGAGGACTGTGGGCTACCTTTTAATCATTTGTTAAACTTTGTCCACTTCCCAGGACAGTGGAATGacttatggaatcatagaactaaagaatcaccaaggttggaaaagacctcctggatcatccactccaaccatccacctaccactaATATTTCCCGACTAAACCATATTCCTTAGTActacatctaaacatttcttgaacacctccagggacagtggcTCAACCATCcccctgggcagtccattccacaGTGCTCGACCA
This window contains:
- the LOC125690667 gene encoding transthyretin-like, which gives rise to MAFRSVFLVFLAGLAFFSEATPQGSSDSKHPLVVRILDSVRGSPAPNVPVKLYKAAADGSWELLNSKQTNENGVLQELTTKEQFVTGIYKIELDTASYWKKLGLNPFHQHADVVFTANDVGYRHYFIATVLSPFSYSTTAVVSEPVE